gagagacagagtgtgagtgggggaggggcagagagcaaaggagatgtagaatcggaagcaggctccaggctctgagctgtcagcacagagcccaacttgaggctcgagtccacagaccgtgagatcatgacctgagccgaaatcagacgcttaactgactgacccacccagtgctcattttttttttaattttttttttaacgttttatttatttttgagacagagagagacagagcatgaacgggggaggggcagagagagagggagacacagaatcggaagcaggctccaggctctgagccatcagcccagagcccgacgcggggctcgaactcacggaccgcgagatggtgacctgagctgaagtcagacgcttaaccgactgagccacccaggcgccccatcagtgctcattttttaatctatatcgaagttagttagcctatagtgcaacaatgatttcaggagtagattccactgattcatcccctatgtataacacccagtgctcatctcaacaagtgtcttccttaatgccccttacccatttagcccatcctccctccagcaaccctcagtttgttctctgtaattaagagtctcttatgttatGTCCCCCTCCCtacttttatatcatttttgcttcccttcccttatgttcatctgttttgtatcttaaggtcctcgtatgagtgaagtcctatgatatttgtctttctctgactggctagtttcacttagcataataccctctggtttcatccacgtagttgcaaatggcaagatttcactctttttgattgccgagtaatactccattgtgtgtgtgtgtgtgtgtgtgtgtgtgtgtgtgtgtatcttctttattcattcatctgtcgatggacatactttggctattgtcgatagtgctgctatagacattggggtgcatgtgcccctttgaaacagcacacctgtatcccttggataaatacctagtcgtgcaattgctgggttgtggggtagtttattaattttttgaggaacctccatactgttttccagagtggctgcaccagagacgtcattcttttcttcttggtcAGTCTAGCTAAAGTTTTGCCGATTTTGGTGATCTTTTTTGAAGACTGCatatactttattcatttattaacaaGTATAATCATATTtaatcatatttaagaaaaatatgatcaAGAAGCATAAGATCATAAACCTATGCTTACCTATGTCAACTATATACTAAGAATATATTCATATTAATTGAATATGTAGGAAGATATTCCTTAAGACacatttaaagtaaaagaataaatttagtaAGCAGAGTTTGTGGTAGTTTTAAGATTGAAGAGTGCAGTACTGAGACAGATAGACAGTATCCCTGCCCACTGTCTTCCAGTCTGGGAGACCGTGAAACCTGCCTTTACCAGGAAGTGGCATACACACTGGCCAGGGAAGTTCAGGCTCCTGTAGGAGCCCACGGCAGTCATGTGACCTGGCGGGCTGTCATTGGAGAAGCTGAGTTTGGCTGTGCCACCTCTCCTGCTACCCAGCCCTTACTGGCTGCCTGGACAGCAGCTAGCTTGGTGATTCCCTTCGGGCTCCGTGGTCATggggctggcgggggtggggcatGAGATGAAGGCAGATGGAGACAGTGGGTGGTCAGGCCTTCACCAGAGGGCTGGATAACACCTTTCCTCTCATCCCTGCCTGCCTGGCATCCTCCAACTCTGAAGGGCAGGACATGGGGCAGGAGTGATACCAAGTACTCTGCCCTGGTGGGTCAGGGGACCTATCAGTGCCGCACACTCCACCAAGCCCCCTGGAGGCAGGTGAGACACAACAGGGAAACTGATTCCCAGAGGTAGATCAGATGTGTCCAAGCCCCCTGAGAGCCACAATCAGTCCATTTGATGCCTCTTTCCTTGTGCCCCACAGCATTTGAAAACAGCCTGggctctggctggctcagtgggaagaggagGAGTCCCCTGCAGATGCTGTATGATGCGGACCAGGTAGGTGGACAGACACCCACCCAGTGATGCCTCCCTCTACCTCCAGCCCCGGGAACCTGAAAGCCCACGTGTAGACCCGCTGTCATGGGACTGGAGTCCGCAGGAGGGCATGACGAAGCTTCCTCGGTAGTCAAGGCTCTGTGCAGAGAGGAGAATGCCTGTGACAAGGGCAAATCTTGGGGCAAGCTGGGAGATCCGCCCACCCACCCTCCACCATTGACCCAACAACAGACTGAGGCCACACTGTGCCAGACACTCTTTTGTGCATTGTGGGTATAAAAGACTGAAGCAGACCCTTAGGAGGTCTAGTGGGGAGACGGTAATTAAGTGAACCCCCAGATTTTAGTACCCGCTGTGGTAGGGGGTAGGCTACCTGCCCTCGCAGTGTTCTCAGGCACACGGACCGGGAGGCTTGCTGGCCCGTGCACTCCACTTCTGCTCTGGGCCTGCCGGGAGCACCCACAAatcccagcccccctccccgccatggTTATACCCCACTGAGAGCCACAGGCCCCTGGCTCACACACACCCCAGCACGTACAAGGAGAGGCACCCATTCAGACAGCATGTGTGgaccacctactgtgtgcagTCTGTGCTCGGGATGCTGCTGATCCAGCGGCAAGCAGGTCAGCTGGGTCCCTGACCTGGTGCAGCTGACATTCCCATGGGGCGGGGGGAAGACATCATCCCATTGCCACCTGCATTAACCTGTGACTCGTTTGCATCAGGGCAGCCCTAGGTGCAATAAGAGATGGACCAGGAGGGTTCTCGTTTAGATCGGGggctgtgggggggaggggagcctctCTGAGAAAAGGACATAGGAGCTGAGAACTGCTgaaaaaatgttgagaaacaaACAGTAGGGGGCTGAGTGCCTGGAGGTGAGGGGGCAACGGAAGAGGGGGTGTGAGGTGAGCCAAGAGTAGGCAGCAGCTTGGTGGTGCCTGGCAGGTGGGGAAAGGGTAAGAGGGAGCCATAGAGGGTTTTAAGCTGGGGAGAATGATCAGACAGGTTGGGTAGGTAGCTGTTCACTGAATCCCTAAGTGCTGAGCCAAAGGGGCCTGTGGAGCTTATCTGACCTTGGGTTTCAGGTGTAAAGGCCTTGGTTCAGAGAGGGTGACTGGCTTGCTCTGGACCACACAGCAAGCTGAGGGCAGGCCAAGCTCTCTGTAGGATCCTGGGCCCCGCTAGTTCCACAGGCCCCTGAGGGTCAGATGGAGTTGGCTCAGCCCCCTAATGGCCTGAGGTCGCACTGACTGTTGGGTGTTAAGGCCCTGGGAGCTTAGCACCTTGCAGCtgagaaataaaagtaataaaaataatccgGCCAGTGAGTGCTAACTGTGTACCAGACACTTCAGTTCTGTGAACATATTTAGTCCTCATGGCAACCCTACAAGGTAGGGCTGTAGGGCTGTTGTTTTCCCtgtttaaagatgaggaaactgaggcaaagggaGGCCAAGGACACAGAGAAGGTGACAGAGCTCATAAGGACTAGAGCCACGCTAAGGATGCAGGCAGCTGAGTCCAATCAGGCCAGGAGAGAGGAGAGTTGTAGCTGCAAGACTCGGTCCTGGACCAGCAGGCGTAGTGGCAGCTTCTGAGTCCTAAGTGGCCTGAGTTGAGAGTTCCAGCTTCTGTACTCGAGAGCTGTAGGCAACTCAtttcttctgagcctcagttttctcacttgtatGGAGATAACATTGCCTGTCTTGGTATTTACGGAGCTCCAAGCGACAGAAAAGCTGACTTTAAGCCATTAGGACAGTCGGTGTTTACTTCCCAAGATGCTCAGAGACCAGCCAGCCCTCTGGAACAGCATCATGTTGGCATCGTCATCGTCTGGATGTTGATATTTGTTTCATGTCTTGTTGTCTCCTGACTGCAATCTGACTGCCAGGGCTCCGGACCTCTCCTCCTAGGACAGTAGCCCCgagcagaaagggaggggggcaggcaaaggtttttttcttcaagGGCCCTCTCTTTTTGTGCTGAAGTCTTTCCTGGGACTCATCTAGCAGACTTTCCTGTAATCTCTTTGGTCAAAGCCAAGCTACGTGTGCACCGCTGGCCCCAGAGCTTTCGTGAAGTTGTGTGAGGTTGCTGTGACTGGTTCTTCCCCAAGGCTGGGCACACGACCTACCACAATTGAGGTCTGCTGTCAGGAAAGGTGGCCCAACAGGTGGGGAGATGGCCAGTATTCCGTGCCATAGGAAATATGTTGGGTTGTCTGGAAGCTGAAAGCAGACCTgggctgtggggcacctggatgcagCCTCTCCTGGCACTCGTGTGCAGCCAGGCTTCTGAGAGCAACCCTGTGAGTCTGCCTTAGAGAGTAGGGGATCCTCCCAGGCCCCCCACAGCCGTGGCTGAACTTTGCAGCCACCTTTCAGTGCGATTTTGAAAAGGTAACATAAGCACGATAGGGCATTCAACCTCCCAAAAAGTACATACAGTGAAGAGtacctctccttcccaccctgtTCCTGCTGACCCCTGGAGGTGACCAGTTAGTCTCCTGTGTGTCCTCCCAGGCACGTTCTGGGTATGTGTGTAGTGTCCAGTGCTCAGTCATGTGCTCAGGTCACTTTGCCAAAATCACACCTACAGGGCATATatgtcctttctctctgctttatgTTTTAATTGTGAAAAATTCAAACATATACAGAAGTACAAAGTACATTAAACCCCCATGTTCCCATCACCCAGTTTGAACAGTCATCAACTCTTATCCAGTCCTATTTCATCCAGACCCTTCTCCCCTCCATTCCTACCTGGGATTATCTGGAAGCAAATCACATCCTTGTTTATTCTGTGACAATGTCAATATATATCTAAAAGAGAGGCTCCCCACAACCTATCcttttctgaaacatttatttccttccccaacCCTTTTTAAGCCCAAAGTGTGGGGTGTTGACTCTTGTTCTGTATTTCAGCTTTTTCACTGAAAGTATcgtggatttattattttttttaatgtttatttttgagagacagacagagacaaagtgcaagcgggggaggtgcagagagagggagacacagaatccgaagcaggctccaggctctgagctgttggcacagagcccgatgtagggcttgaactcatggaccatgagatcatgacctgagctgaagtcggacactcaaccaactgagccacccaggtgccccagtatcttGGATTTCTGCAGGATGCTTTTAAAGGCACCAGAAGCACAACTGAGCATACAtgcatgtgtgcgcacacgcgcacacacacacacacacacacacacacacacacacatccctgccccctccccccagcgtCAGATACTCTCATGAAGGCACGGGGTACAGTGTGCCCCCATTTCAGAGGCTGCTTTGTCCCCTTGCAATGGAAGCACTCAGAAGGCTTTTTTCTTAACTGAGATATAACTCAAATACCATAAAACTcacttttaaagtgtacaattcaacgGGTTTTAGTGTATTTACAAGGCTGCATAGCTGTTGCCACTCTAATTGCAGAACGCTTTCGTGACTCCAGAAAAGAAACCCAGCACCagttagcagtcactccccctTGTCCCCTCCCACCCGCCCTTGACAACTAGCaatatgctttctgtctctgtggatctattctggacatttcttataaatggaatctatCCGACAACATAtggccttttgtgcctggcttccttcacttaacATGGGCAatcttttcaagtttcatccatgttttagggtgtatcagaatttcctttgggggcgcctgggtggctcagtctgttgagcacccgactcttcattttggctcaggtcgtgatctcatggtttgtgagtttgagccccatgtactgtcagcatggagactgcttgggattctctctctccctctctctctacctctcccccatgctcactctgtctctctctctcaaaataaacactgaaaaaaagaattttctttcttttattggctgaataatattctattgtatggatatgctacatactatttatccattctttgttgatggacatttgggttgtttccaaaccttttggctattatgaataacgtTGCTGTCAACATCATTTACAAGTTTTGGTGTGACATATGTTTCTAGTTATCTTGGTATATACCTAGATGTGGAGGGCTGgatcatatgtttatttattattttttgagaagctGCCAAGCTTTCCACAACAGCTATATCATTTTACACTCTCAACAGCAATGAATGAAGGTTCCATTTTCCCACATCATCAACAAtgtttgttgttgtcttttttttattatgtcttgAAGGTTTTTAAGGCAATTCTGAGGAATTAAAAACACTCTCCTAGAAACTCCtgaaccaggaagaggaggggtgggaggggggttggaGGGTTAGTCTTGGAAGTAGAGAACCTGTTTAGTGCAGAAGGGActtgaggaaaggaggagggatggGTGGGAGGTGGTGGCTTGGGTCTTAGCATGGCCGAGGCAGGCTAGGAGGGGCTGGCCTGAGTGTCCTAATACTACCTAATTAATAGAGTCGTAAAGTGCACAGAAGACtttctggcacacagtgggtgctagATAAATGCTCGATGTTAATATCTCACAGAAGAGAGACAGGCTTCAGAGAGGGCAAGCTTCCTGCCCAGGCACTGAAGTTAGAGATGGTTGGcggtaataaaaagaaatcaagaccCGCAGGAACATACAGAAGTAGCTCATTTTATCATTGAACAAAAAATATCTCGGTAGCCTGCAAGTGGCTACATTTTTCAACTCTATATGGATTTAAAGTATACTGTTCGTATACACTATGCTTTCAGTAAAAAGGGAGCGGATATTCAATCTGCGCCCACCCTTACCACTCTGATGATATAACTTCTTTATCAGGCTTACTCTGATGTGGTCATATTCATTCTGAGGCCTTCCTCGGTCCTGAGCACCCAACACTTGTTTGTCACATCCTTCCACGTGCCTCAGCGAGGTCAGAGCCATTTCTCCCCAAGTTCAGGTCCAGGACAGATCCCTGGGTCCCAAATCACAGAGCGATCAGTGGCAGTTGCTGGGGTTTCAGTCCCCCATTCCTTCGCCGCGGCCGGGTGGGCGAAGGGCCCGCAGCGCTGACCCGTCCGTCCCCCGACCTGTCGCCCGCAGGGCCCGCGCTCGGCCATGGCCGAGGTGCACCGGCAGCGGCGCGACCTGCTGCGGCGCGCCTGCAGCCGCCACACACGGCGGCAGCGCCTGCTGGGGCCCGAGGACCTGCGGCACGTGCTGGTGGACGACGCGCACGGCCTGCTCTACTGCTACGTGCCCAAGGTGGCCTGCACCAACTGGAAGCGCGTGCTGCTGGCGCTGAGCGGCCGCGCCCGCGGCGACCCGCGCGCCATCCCCGCGCACGAGGCGCACGCGCCGGGCCGCCTGCCCTCGCTGGCCGACTTCAGCCCGGCCGAGATCAACCGGCGCCTGCGCGCCTACCTGGCCTTCCTCTTCGTGCGCGAGCCCTTCGAGCGCCTGGCGTCGGCCTACCGCAACAAGCTGGCGCGGCCCTACAGCGCCGCCTTCCAGCGGCGCTACGGCACGCGCATCGTGCGGCGCCTGCGGCCGCGCGCGCACCCGGACGCGCTGGCCCGCGGCCACGACGTGCGCTTCGCCGAGTTCCTGGCCTACCTGCTGGACCCGCGCACGCGCCGCGAGGAGCCCTTCAACGAGCACTGGGAGCGCGCGCACGCTCTCTGCCACCCGTGCCGCCTGCGCTACGACGTGGTGGGCAAGTTCGAGACGCTGGCGGAGGACGCGGCCTTCGTGCTCGACCTGGTGGGCGCGCCGGGCCTGCGCTtccccgcgccgccgccccgGGCCAAGGCGGCCGCCGCGCGCGACCTCGCCGAGCGCCTCTTCCGGGACATCAGCCCCTTCTACCAGCGGCGTCTCTACGACCTCTACAGGATGGATTTTCTGCTCTTCAACTACTCTGCTCCTTCCTACCTGCGGCTGCACTAGGCCGCGGAGTCCCGGTGGAGCCTGGCATGTGGATGCCCCAGGGTCTCGGGTGGACCGGAGAGTGTGCATTTCTggtggtccccacccccaccgtcccCTGCACCTCCATGCTGGTGCCACCCGCCCGGGACTCCACTCTAAGTACCACTGCCCCCGCGATTCCCTGATTGGCCAGCACGCCTGGCCAGGTTTAGGTGCAGTCCACCTTGTGTGACTGCCTGTCACTTGACGCTTGCTTCCTCTGACTGCTCCAGCTGGACGGCCTTTCTCCAGACCCCTGGATGGGAGAGCATTGAATAACTAGTCTGTTTTCGTTTGAGGCCATTTTGGGGGTCGGCTTTGCCCCCAAACCTGTCTGTGGTGCAACAGAGCAGAAATGATGGTTCAGTGTGACCTCTTCACCTCACCTGCTTTGGTGGTCACATCCCTGTCCCTCGATGGGCTCAGGCTAGAGCCATCTGTGCCAGTGGGCATGGCTCTGGAGCCCATCCTGAGTTGCCTTCCACTCTGCCTGTCACAGAGCAGCACTGTGTCTGGCCCCACCTTTGACCTCAGTCTGGCCAGATCCCAAGTCTTCCATGTGTGCTCACAGAGCTCAGAATGGTGCCCGGTTTTATAGGACCTTGGTGAGCTGGGGAGCTCATGTTTTTGAAATAAACGTTTTGTTATTTTCTGACGTTTGGAGTTTCTCTGCTTCACTTTGCCATTTGCTCTGCTCCATGGGGTTGTCCGATCTCGGGGATCTCAACaaacctctgagcctcagttttcctttgCTGCTAAATGGCACAAAAATGCCAGGTGGTCAGGAAGATCAGacgagagagagacggagagccTGGGTTACCTTCACAGCAGTGCACCGGTGTGAAGGGCTATATGGGTAGCGGGGTAAGGAGTCTGTGCACTGTGGACGGGGCGTGCTAAATTCTGCCTGGAGGGGCAACTGGGAGAACTTGGGGGGGGAGTCTAACCTTTCGATCTGCTTAGGCTGAAGATCAAAGCTGAAACCAGCtcagtgtgtatatgtgtgtgtgtgtgtgtgtgtgtgtgtgtgtgtgtgtatttgcagcGTGTGTCAGGCCGCTTGGCAAGGAGTATCCACCCTTCTGGCTTTGGGAAGACAGCCAGCTGTGGGAGTGCTCCCTTAGGAAGGACTGAAAGTCCCCTTAGTGACTGGTTGAATATATGGTGTCCTCTTTCAGTTTCCTTGGATGATAAAGTAAAATGCCAGTACTTTGGGAAGAACAGGGCAGGGTACACTTGAGGTTTGAGAAACAGACATCAGAACACAGCTGAGGTAGGACAGCTTGGCAGGGATGAGGCCAAACTTCCCTGGTGGTGCCCCCACACCCTGCAGTGAGGGCCTGTGAGCCTGGTCACAGGGCCAGGCTGGCCGGGACCGGCAACTCAGTCACATTCATGCCTCGGGTTTTGTTGATGTTGTTCCCTGTGTCTGCAGTGGATGCTCTTCCCTCCAGGCCAGTCCTAGGGTTCCCTCTTCTCAGGAGCCTGCTGAGGCCTTCACGGCCACTGTGTTCTGGGCCCTGCCAGTGGGGCTCAGTGGCAGCCAGCCCTGTGAACTTGGGGAGGGGCCGCCTCTGGGCTCCCTGTGAAGTCTCACCCCACTCACTGGAGGGCTGTGGAAAGCCCAGGATCCTGAACCGTTAccagggggaggggccgggcctgTGACATGCCCGGAGGCCCTGTGTCCTTGTTCCTGGCCCCTGTTGCCCACATGCTCCCCCGTATGCTATACACACAACCGTGTCCCACACCACATCCTGGTCAGCTGTCGCACACCCACTTCGATGGCACACACCTTTGTTCCGAGCTTCCTTGGTGCCCACACAGCCTGTGATGTGACCTGTTTGCTGAGGTTATCACCCACTCAGGTGTCACCCAGAACCAGGTGGTCACCTTTAGAAGTCACCCTCCCGTTCGGTCATCACACGACCTGTTGCCATCTCCTGGGTGCCTGCTGCATCCTGTAGCTCATCACATGCACGCACACTCCGTCATGCGGGAGAGGCACTCCACTGCCCGCCCCCAGCTGATGGCACCTGATGTACTCTCTGCTGTGACCGCAAGGCCCACACCCCAGGCCTTCTAGGGTTAGAGGCACCCCTTCCTCCTGTCCTGCTGGCCCTGGGGGATTCGTCGTGCTCCGGTGTCCTC
This DNA window, taken from Neofelis nebulosa isolate mNeoNeb1 chromosome 4, mNeoNeb1.pri, whole genome shotgun sequence, encodes the following:
- the CHST13 gene encoding carbohydrate sulfotransferase 13 isoform X2, producing the protein MESFENSLGSGWLSGKRRSPLQMLYDADQGPRSAMAEVHRQRRDLLRRACSRHTRRQRLLGPEDLRHVLVDDAHGLLYCYVPKVACTNWKRVLLALSGRARGDPRAIPAHEAHAPGRLPSLADFSPAEINRRLRAYLAFLFVREPFERLASAYRNKLARPYSAAFQRRYGTRIVRRLRPRAHPDALARGHDVRFAEFLAYLLDPRTRREEPFNEHWERAHALCHPCRLRYDVVGKFETLAEDAAFVLDLVGAPGLRFPAPPPRAKAAAARDLAERLFRDISPFYQRRLYDLYRMDFLLFNYSAPSYLRLH
- the CHST13 gene encoding carbohydrate sulfotransferase 13 isoform X1, whose translation is MGRRCWRRRALAAACLGAALLLLGAAPRALRPAFENSLGSGWLSGKRRSPLQMLYDADQGPRSAMAEVHRQRRDLLRRACSRHTRRQRLLGPEDLRHVLVDDAHGLLYCYVPKVACTNWKRVLLALSGRARGDPRAIPAHEAHAPGRLPSLADFSPAEINRRLRAYLAFLFVREPFERLASAYRNKLARPYSAAFQRRYGTRIVRRLRPRAHPDALARGHDVRFAEFLAYLLDPRTRREEPFNEHWERAHALCHPCRLRYDVVGKFETLAEDAAFVLDLVGAPGLRFPAPPPRAKAAAARDLAERLFRDISPFYQRRLYDLYRMDFLLFNYSAPSYLRLH